A single genomic interval of Bacteroidota bacterium harbors:
- a CDS encoding phosphatidylserine decarboxylase family protein encodes MVKLIHKEGRKLIVVFLFLLVALNVFFHTAFPDNKTLHLISLIVSLIGVLFTMMFFRNPKRILFQEEGAVIAPADGKVVVIEETHEGEYFGDKRLQISIFMSVKNVHINRTPISGQVKYFKYHPGKYLLAWNPKSSTDNERTTFVIEDEDDNVEILMRQIAGTVARRIKFYVEEGDDVKQGAEFGFIKFGSRVDLFLPVDAQLNVKVGDKVKGGQTIIARIHKPKNQSIF; translated from the coding sequence ATGGTAAAACTTATTCATAAAGAAGGCAGAAAACTCATCGTAGTTTTTTTATTCTTGCTAGTAGCATTAAATGTTTTCTTTCATACTGCATTTCCAGATAATAAAACATTACATCTCATTTCTCTAATAGTTTCATTAATTGGAGTTTTATTTACGATGATGTTTTTTCGCAATCCGAAGCGAATTTTATTTCAGGAAGAAGGTGCAGTAATTGCGCCGGCAGATGGTAAAGTAGTGGTAATTGAAGAAACACATGAAGGGGAATACTTTGGTGATAAACGCTTACAGATTTCTATTTTTATGAGCGTTAAAAATGTACATATTAATCGCACACCAATCAGTGGTCAGGTTAAATATTTTAAATATCATCCCGGTAAATATTTACTTGCATGGAACCCAAAATCATCAACCGATAATGAACGAACCACATTTGTAATAGAAGATGAAGATGATAATGTTGAAATATTAATGCGACAAATTGCAGGTACTGTTGCAAGACGCATTAAGTTTTATGTAGAAGAAGGAGATGATGTTAAACAAGGAGCTGAATTCGGATTTATTAAATTCGGTTCACGAGTAGATTTATTTTTACCTGTGGATGCACAATTAAATGTGAAAGTTGGCGATAAGGTAAAAGGCGGACAAACAATTATTGCAAGAATTCATAAACCAAAAAATCAATCCATTTTTTAA
- a CDS encoding T9SS type A sorting domain-containing protein: MKPYLLCILFILSGSLLFSQSFLFAKRFHGNDTQVNSDVTTDAIGNIFTACNFYGSVDADPGLGVTTFTSVSSLDIAIVKLDSDGDFIWAIHLGGSGFSNSSVLETDIEGNVFVFGYFNGTLDMDPTASVFNLVSAGSDEIYCGKYDADGNLLWAAKFGGTGTEQNYGFALDNDDNIVIHGYFQNTVDFNPGAGTFNLTAGVMGNDFILKLDNDGNFLWALKMDSFWGNETMVDAENNIVIAGEFFETVDFDPSPSTHNLTAYGFGADAVVLKLDSDGNYIWAVAFSGNMNEQVLSIAESTLDNTYITGGFFEGTMDADPGAEISNIISAGYVDGFTIKINNSDGSLVWGKGIGGLGFQSVNDLQVDETGGIHFTGAFEQTADFDPSGSVFNLTSAGYTDFYRLVWTSAGEFIAAEKIGGTLSDWSYKIHLDNSGAELITGYFDATVDFDPGPSTFNLSSEFTGWDGFLAKYCTSYTIHNYINICEGESFFAGGEYQTATGDYYDYYTPLEGCDSTVITHLNVNVPIVDLGLDTMICEGNNILLNAGNSEATFTWSTGAETQTITVSETGIYSVTITDVAGCIASDEIEINMVSGPVVFLGEDISMCSGESVELDAGNSEAEFLWNTGAITQTITVTTSGNYGVSVTNDAGCEAIDIVTVTVHTNPIVDLGLDTGICLGNTLLLNAENPGAEYLWNTGSANQIIEIDAAGLYYVTVTNTFNCFSSDSIFVEIFPAITVDLNDDIETCDGDVITLDSGFPDVEYLWNTGAITQTIDITESGTYYVFVTNNFGCSDADTVVVILNEIPFVEFPDTIEYCENEIALLDAENIGSTYLWSTGETTQQIIAASSGIYDVEISNDFGCTYNAETFVNLFPIPEISLGSDIESCYGEIILLDGAIPSGTYLWNTGATTSTIYVTTNGMYSVEVTNAFGCSNSDSIEVIFNATPFIAFDDSIGFCENEFALLDAENFGSTYLWNTGETTQQIIAPSSGIYSVEITNIFGCYFFEETEVIIYEIPEIFINADTALCAGTPVILDATITSGTYLWNTGATTSNIYVVNGGTYSVTVTNTFGCTYSDTILVIYFSPPVTTFNLSTDIICIEDAAITLDTGSPSGGIYSGPGVIGNLFTPSIAGVGTHTISYTYTDTNACTGSSSDLITVTICQNIEGENTNSNISIFPNPVNEFLTIYNRSAEALEFIEMYDLSGRITFSKNISVLPDNYFQIPMQNYVAGNYMVKILSDSQVYLEQIIITK, from the coding sequence ATGAAACCTTATTTACTGTGCATTCTTTTTATTCTTTCGGGCTCATTACTTTTTTCTCAAAGCTTTTTATTCGCCAAACGATTTCATGGTAACGACACTCAAGTAAATAGTGATGTAACTACTGATGCAATAGGGAATATTTTTACTGCATGTAATTTTTATGGCTCAGTGGATGCTGATCCCGGACTAGGTGTAACCACATTTACTTCCGTTTCATCCTTAGATATAGCAATTGTAAAGTTGGATAGCGATGGCGATTTTATTTGGGCTATACATTTAGGTGGTAGTGGGTTTAGTAATTCATCAGTTTTAGAAACAGATATTGAAGGAAATGTATTTGTATTCGGATATTTCAACGGCACATTAGATATGGATCCAACGGCTTCCGTTTTTAATCTTGTATCTGCTGGCAGCGATGAAATTTATTGTGGCAAATATGATGCAGATGGCAATTTATTATGGGCAGCAAAATTTGGTGGAACTGGTACTGAACAGAATTATGGTTTTGCCTTGGACAATGATGATAATATTGTAATTCATGGATATTTTCAGAATACTGTTGACTTCAATCCGGGTGCAGGAACATTTAATCTTACCGCAGGTGTAATGGGGAATGATTTTATTTTGAAATTAGATAATGATGGCAATTTTTTGTGGGCATTAAAAATGGATTCATTTTGGGGAAATGAAACTATGGTGGATGCTGAAAATAATATCGTTATTGCTGGAGAATTTTTTGAAACTGTTGATTTTGATCCGAGTCCATCCACACATAATTTAACTGCTTATGGATTTGGTGCAGATGCTGTTGTTCTTAAATTGGATAGTGATGGAAATTATATTTGGGCAGTGGCTTTTTCAGGCAATATGAATGAACAGGTTCTATCAATTGCCGAAAGCACTTTGGATAACACATATATTACCGGTGGATTTTTTGAAGGAACAATGGATGCGGATCCCGGAGCCGAAATAAGTAATATTATTTCTGCAGGTTATGTGGATGGATTTACAATTAAAATTAATAATAGTGATGGCAGCTTGGTTTGGGGAAAAGGAATTGGTGGTTTAGGATTTCAATCGGTGAATGATTTGCAAGTTGATGAAACAGGTGGTATACATTTTACAGGAGCATTTGAACAAACTGCAGATTTTGATCCTTCCGGTTCAGTATTTAATTTGACTTCAGCAGGTTACACAGATTTTTATCGCTTGGTATGGACATCTGCCGGAGAATTTATTGCAGCAGAAAAAATTGGTGGTACGTTAAGTGATTGGTCGTATAAAATACATTTAGATAATTCAGGAGCTGAATTAATTACCGGCTACTTTGATGCAACAGTTGATTTTGATCCGGGTCCTTCTACTTTTAATTTAAGTTCTGAATTTACAGGATGGGATGGTTTTCTTGCAAAGTATTGTACTTCCTATACCATTCATAATTATATAAATATTTGCGAAGGTGAAAGTTTTTTTGCCGGCGGTGAATATCAAACTGCCACAGGTGATTATTATGATTATTATACACCCTTAGAAGGTTGTGATAGTACAGTAATAACTCATCTTAATGTGAATGTTCCAATTGTTGATCTTGGTTTGGATACAATGATTTGTGAAGGAAATAATATACTGCTCAATGCTGGAAATTCTGAGGCCACTTTTACTTGGAGTACCGGAGCCGAAACTCAAACAATTACTGTTTCTGAAACAGGTATTTATTCAGTAACAATTACTGATGTTGCCGGATGCATTGCATCAGATGAAATTGAAATAAATATGGTATCTGGCCCTGTTGTTTTTTTAGGTGAGGATATTTCTATGTGTTCCGGAGAATCTGTTGAGTTGGATGCAGGAAATTCAGAAGCTGAATTTTTATGGAATACCGGTGCAATTACACAAACAATTACTGTAACAACTTCAGGAAATTATGGTGTTTCTGTAACCAATGATGCGGGCTGCGAAGCGATAGATATTGTTACAGTTACAGTGCACACAAATCCTATAGTTGATTTAGGTTTGGATACAGGAATATGTTTAGGTAATACATTATTACTTAATGCTGAAAATCCGGGTGCAGAGTATTTATGGAACACGGGTTCTGCAAATCAAATAATTGAAATAGATGCAGCGGGATTGTATTATGTTACAGTAACAAATACTTTTAATTGCTTTTCTTCAGATTCAATTTTTGTAGAAATATTTCCAGCAATTACAGTTGATTTAAATGATGATATTGAAACTTGTGATGGTGATGTGATTACTTTAGATTCCGGCTTTCCTGATGTTGAATATTTATGGAACACAGGTGCAATTACTCAAACAATTGATATTACTGAAAGTGGTACTTACTATGTATTTGTAACTAATAATTTTGGTTGTTCGGATGCAGATACTGTGGTTGTAATATTGAATGAAATTCCTTTTGTTGAATTTCCGGATACAATAGAATATTGTGAAAATGAAATTGCTTTATTAGATGCAGAAAATATTGGTTCAACATATTTATGGAGTACAGGAGAAACGACACAGCAAATTATTGCGGCAAGTTCAGGAATTTATGATGTGGAAATTTCAAATGATTTTGGATGTACTTACAATGCAGAAACATTTGTTAACTTATTTCCAATTCCAGAAATATCTCTTGGATCTGATATTGAATCCTGTTATGGTGAAATTATTTTGTTAGATGGTGCAATTCCTTCCGGGACTTATCTCTGGAATACTGGTGCAACAACCTCAACAATATATGTTACTACAAATGGTATGTATTCGGTTGAAGTAACAAATGCATTTGGATGTTCAAATTCTGATTCTATTGAAGTTATATTTAATGCAACTCCTTTTATTGCATTTGACGACTCAATAGGATTTTGTGAAAATGAGTTTGCATTATTGGATGCAGAAAATTTTGGGTCAACATATTTATGGAACACTGGAGAAACCACACAACAAATTATCGCACCAAGTTCTGGAATATATAGTGTGGAGATCACCAACATTTTTGGATGTTATTTTTTCGAAGAAACGGAAGTTATTATTTATGAAATACCTGAAATTTTTATAAACGCAGATACAGCACTTTGCGCAGGGACACCTGTAATCTTAGATGCCACTATTACATCAGGCACCTATTTATGGAATACCGGTGCTACCACTTCAAATATTTACGTTGTAAATGGAGGAACATATTCTGTAACCGTTACAAATACATTTGGATGTACTTACTCTGATACTATTCTGGTGATTTATTTTTCACCACCAGTAACAACGTTTAATCTAAGTACAGATATTATTTGTATTGAAGATGCAGCAATTACTTTAGATACTGGTTCACCAAGCGGTGGTATTTATTCTGGCCCGGGTGTTATTGGCAATTTATTTACACCATCAATTGCAGGAGTTGGAACACATACAATCTCCTATACTTACACAGATACGAATGCATGTACCGGCTCATCATCTGATTTAATTACTGTTACTATTTGCCAAAATATTGAAGGTGAAAATACAAATTCAAACATCTCAATATTTCCAAATCCAGTAAATGAATTCCTAACAATTTACAATAGAAGTGCAGAGGCGTTGGAATTTATTGAAATGTATGATTTGTCAGGAAGAATTACTTTCTCAAAAAATATTTCTGTTTTGCCGGATAATTATTTTCAAATTCCAATGCAGAATTATGTAGCGGGTAATTACATGGTAAAAATCTTAAGCGATTCACAAGTGTATTTGGAACAAATAATTATTACTAAATAA
- a CDS encoding noncanonical pyrimidine nucleotidase, YjjG family, producing the protein MMNSNNVKHIFFDLDNTLWDFSANSKVIVEKLFYDFDLPGRGIKNFDQFFLNYKQRNEFLWDAYRYGRKNKEEVRFERFYVTLYDFGIDNRSIAMQMAEYYIQHTRHLKELLPGAIETLQYLNKKYPLHIITNGFNEVQFFKIKNCGLQDFFKTITTAESANSLKPDRKIFETALRDANAFANESIYIGDSPEVDGKGALNAGMQFVWFNYNANENQYGFEKNISNLSQLQTIF; encoded by the coding sequence ATGATGAATTCAAATAACGTAAAACATATATTCTTCGATCTGGATAATACGCTCTGGGATTTTAGTGCAAATTCAAAAGTAATTGTAGAGAAATTATTTTATGATTTTGATTTACCCGGCAGAGGGATAAAAAATTTTGATCAATTCTTTCTTAACTACAAACAACGCAATGAATTCTTGTGGGATGCATATCGCTATGGAAGAAAGAACAAAGAAGAAGTGCGATTCGAACGATTTTATGTTACACTTTATGACTTCGGAATTGACAATCGCTCCATCGCTATGCAAATGGCAGAATATTATATTCAACATACAAGACATTTAAAAGAATTATTACCCGGAGCAATAGAAACACTACAATATTTGAATAAAAAATATCCACTGCATATTATCACCAATGGTTTTAATGAAGTACAATTTTTTAAAATAAAGAATTGCGGTTTACAGGATTTTTTTAAAACAATTACCACCGCCGAATCTGCAAATTCTTTAAAGCCGGATAGGAAAATTTTTGAAACTGCATTGCGTGATGCAAATGCATTTGCTAATGAAAGTATTTATATCGGTGATTCACCGGAAGTGGATGGAAAAGGTGCATTGAATGCAGGAATGCAGTTTGTCTGGTTTAACTACAATGCAAATGAAAATCAATATGGTTTTGAAAAAAATATTTCTAATCTTTCTCAATTGCAAACCATATTTTAA
- a CDS encoding NAD-dependent epimerase/dehydratase family protein, whose protein sequence is MQQSHFITGANGLVGSYLARYLLMKGERVRALRRNTSDLKLVADIADEIEWIIGDITDVDSLAIAMEGVDYVYHTAAIISYVKKDAEKLMNINVEGTANVVNICLELQIKKMLHVSSIAAVGRTGISGELVVENNKWENINSISDYSLSKHLAEREVWRGIAEGLNAVIINPSIIVGSGNWNSGSCRLFTTVNNGFKFYTEGITGYVDVRDVVEIAYRLMQSEIHSERFILNSENIMYKNFLWMVADALQVKRPPYKAKQFMSELAWRADALRSIFTGQTPSVTKTTARIANKQVYFDSSKIQEQLDYTFSPVAKAVADTGAAFIDEKKSDKFHPIVFK, encoded by the coding sequence ATGCAACAAAGTCATTTTATAACAGGTGCAAACGGATTAGTAGGAAGCTATCTTGCAAGATATTTATTAATGAAAGGGGAAAGAGTGCGTGCATTGCGAAGAAATACAAGTGATTTAAAATTAGTGGCAGATATTGCAGATGAAATAGAATGGATAATAGGTGATATTACAGATGTTGATTCATTAGCAATTGCAATGGAAGGCGTTGATTATGTGTATCACACTGCGGCAATTATTTCCTATGTGAAAAAGGATGCAGAAAAGTTGATGAATATTAATGTTGAAGGAACAGCAAATGTGGTAAATATTTGTTTGGAATTACAGATAAAAAAAATGCTTCATGTAAGTTCAATTGCTGCCGTGGGCAGAACAGGAATTTCAGGAGAATTAGTTGTAGAAAATAATAAATGGGAAAATATAAACAGTATCAGTGATTATAGTTTAAGCAAACATCTTGCAGAGAGGGAAGTGTGGCGAGGAATTGCAGAAGGCTTAAATGCAGTAATAATAAATCCTTCTATTATTGTTGGTTCAGGGAATTGGAATAGTGGTTCATGCAGGTTATTTACAACTGTGAATAATGGTTTTAAATTTTATACCGAAGGAATTACAGGTTATGTAGATGTGCGTGATGTAGTGGAAATTGCTTATCGTTTAATGCAAAGTGAAATTCATTCCGAACGTTTTATTCTGAACAGTGAAAATATTATGTACAAAAATTTTTTATGGATGGTTGCAGATGCATTGCAAGTGAAACGACCACCTTATAAAGCAAAACAATTTATGTCGGAATTAGCTTGGCGGGCAGATGCATTGCGCAGTATTTTCACCGGCCAAACTCCCTCAGTTACAAAAACAACAGCTCGTATTGCTAACAAACAAGTGTATTTCGACAGCAGTAAAATTCAAGAGCAACTAGATTATACATTTAGCCCCGTTGCAAAGGCTGTTGCTGATACCGGCGCCGCATTTATAGATGAAAAAAAATCAGACAAATTTCATCCAATAGTTTTTAAATGA